From Lycium ferocissimum isolate CSIRO_LF1 chromosome 12, AGI_CSIRO_Lferr_CH_V1, whole genome shotgun sequence, one genomic window encodes:
- the LOC132039922 gene encoding peptidyl-tRNA hydrolase, mitochondrial-like, producing the protein MRLACAISSTASSSATVFCRHGRRLFDKTLISSSYRRAPTGGSLYQILSCCSMSTSASPASTEKPEPQKPWLIVGLGNPGKRYAATRHNVGFEMIDTIADAEGISMGSVSFKAQFGKGFIGDVPVMLAKPQTFMNASGESVGAIVSYYKIPLKQVLVVFDDLDLPFAKLRLLPKGGHGGHNGMRSIMNHLKGNRDFPRLRIGIGRPPGKMDPASFVLRTFNRQEREELDFTLQDGLEAVRILVLEGFDKSATFVNSAKPLTV; encoded by the exons ATGAGACTAGCATGTGCAATTTCTAGCACTGCATCATCATCGGCGACTGTCTTCTGCCGCCACGGCCGCCGACTCTTCGATAAAACCCTAATTTCATCCTCATATCGGAGGGCACCGACCGGCGGCTCTTTATACCAAATATTATCCTGTTGTTCAATGTCCACGTCAGCATCTCCAGCGTCAACGGAGAAGCCGGAGCCGCAGAAGCCGTGGCTAATTGTTGGGCTTGGTAACCCTGGGAAACGATACGCTGCCACTCGTCACAAC GTGGGTTTTGAGATGATAGATACAATAGCTGATGCTGAAGGAATATCCATGGGCAGTGTTTCCTTCAAAGCTCAATTTGGGAAAG GTTTCATTGGAGATGTTCCAGTTATGCTTGCTAAGCCTCAAACATTCATGAATGCAAGTGGTGAGTCT GTTGGAGCAATCGTTTCTTATTATAAGATTCCACTGAAGCAAGTTCTTGTG GTTTTTGACGACTTAGATTTGCCTTTTGCAAAGTTGCGGTTATTACCAAAAGGTGGTCATGGAGGACACAATGG GATGAGGAGCATTATGAATCATCTTAAAGGGAACCGTGATTTTCCACGTTTACGAATAG GCATTGGGAGGCCTCCAGGGAAAATGGATCCGGCAAGTTTTGTTCTTCGCACATTTAATCGACAAGAACGTGAAGAG ttggACTTCACATTACAAGATGGTTTGGAAGCAGTGAGAATTTTAGTGCTCGAGGGCTTCGACAAGAGTGCCACATTTGTGAATAGTGCCAAACCCTTGACAGTTTAG